The Molothrus ater isolate BHLD 08-10-18 breed brown headed cowbird chromosome 10, BPBGC_Mater_1.1, whole genome shotgun sequence sequence ttttttttgcaagaaggGCCCCATTTGGCTTCTAGGTAACAAACTTTTTACATGACCTCATCCATCACTGAGTTCCCCTATGCTTTCATGTgcttaattattatttttgtaattgaTAGAGAGACATCTTCCATCACTCCCTGCTTTATTATGTTTCCCaactttttctgccttccaaGAGAAGAAAGGATCAAAGCAAAGACAGACATTTGCTTACAAATTGTGACCTCGATGTGCATCATGACATTGTCATATTTGATACCTCCCACCTCACTTGCATTTCCTGTATCCTCAGTACTGAGTTCAGTATATGAAATCCAATATCAAAACTATTTCTTATGCCACTGAGGACAATAACAGCTTTCCCAGATACCTGCTGCTAGGACAGCTCATTaacacaccagaaaaaaaaatcacaggcaCGTGccaaaggaagaaggaaaatcctAGCAGGAGCCACTGCGTCATAAACaagttaaaataattcagaaagaaaagaaaataaattcatgaACAGAGTTGCCTGTAACACCACAATCTAAATTCTGATTCCACATCTTGGGAAGGTTAGGGATGTAAGAATTAACTCGTGTGCCCACTGAGTGAATTCTTTAATCTGTATCCATTGGTCTTACCAAGCTGCTACTTCTCCTTCCTAGAGCATCATACCTTTTCCCCATCACACCTTTCACAGCCCCCAACTTAAGAAAGCAGGGAATTCCACCTCAGCGCAGCACCCCTGGCAATACTGACCACAGTCCTGGGATATCAGGCTGTTCAAGTAAGGGAAACTGTTGCGCTTCATCTCATTCAGCTTCTCCTTCAGCTTCCTGACTTGGCTGTCGGAGCGGCTGATCCTCTGCCTCAGGAGCTTCAGCTCCCCGTTCTTCTTCTCCACCTGCTCCCGCAAGCAGCACACCTGGCTCTTGCTCTGCCGGGAGGAGAAGCAGTACGAGTGCAGGGAGTCGATGAGCTTGCAGGCGCCCGAGGCCGACATGATCACCTCGTTGATGGACATGGGGTTGGCGTCCGTGTCCCCCTTGCGCCCCAGCACGGCCTCGGCGGCGGGACGAGGGGTCAGGTCAGCTGGGGATGCTGACAGACCCTGCGAGGGTTTCTGGGGGGTGGCCGTGAGCGATGATGTCGGGGACACTTCTGTGACGGCCTTGTCGTGCCCCaagggctggctgctgcagctgggctccaCGTCTCTCTTTGGCCTTTTCCTTTCTAGCTGCTCCTTGGGGAGAGACGGCCTCTCCCTGGCGTGCTTGGAGGAAAAGCTGTATGAGTGCAGGGAGCCGATGAACTTGCAGGCACCTGAGGCAGGAGGGGTGAAATCGTCCACGGACACGCCGCTCCTGTCTGccacccagctccctgcccagctgcccctggcacagTCCTTGCCAGGAGACCTCTCGGGCTTTACCTGCACCCCAGGCTTGGTGCCCAAATGATCCCCTAACGTCCTTCTCCGAGGGCCATCCAGCTGGCTGTGGAGGGCCTGTTCCTCCTTGGGCATGGATCCTATTTCCTCTTTCAGAGTGGCCTCCTCCATCTCTTTCGTCCCTTGCATCACCATGAAGTCCTGGCCAGAAGATGGAGACCTATGTGCTACCTCACCGCCTCCTTCCTGCGGGGCCTCCCCATCCTGTACCAGCACCTGCCTGgctattttccttctgctcctgaCATAATCCAGCTTGCCGTGCTTCTTCTCCACCAGCTGGAAGAtggtggggacagcagtgggcTTCAGCAAGCGGTGATGGTCTTCCAGCCGCTTGAAGAAACTGTCTTTGGTGAAGTGCTCGCTGCAGAGAAAGGAATACTTGGTGGGAGTCCAGTTGTCTCTCTGAACAGCTTTCAGCCACTGGATCAAGCGTTTCGAATCCTTCAGAGGGAATCTGAAAAGGGAACAGAGAAAACCCACTGAAAAAACAAGCTACATTTCGGGAATCAGAAAGGTTGGTGCTTTAAGAATTgcagaaccatggaatcatagaacagttgaggttggaaaagacctctgaggtGACCAAGTCCAAGGCGATGGCTAGGTTTAGGAGGTTTTGGAGAAAGTTGTGTTTTGGTAAGTTACACTCATCTACAAATTAAATTACGCTCATTTAAGAATTATTTCACTTTGGGCCGAAACATTTGATATTCATTTGCTGCGTCAACAGCTCCACTTTACAACAAGCGTAGGACTAAAAGGTGTTGTTTCCATTTCCATCAGCAATCGATCCATTACTGCCCTCACCAGCCCCAGGAGGAACAAACAGCCTGTCCACAAGGAAGGGGGATGTGACCACCACCAAAGCACCCAGCTCAGCCAGCGCGCTGCCCAGCGTGACCCGGGTGCTGCTCGCACCGGGTGTGCTTAATAACATTTAATTAGCTGTAGAAATGCCTGCAGTGCAAGAAAGCCCCTGAGCAGGGGAGCCGGGTTCCGTTTCCAATGGGACTCCCGAGACAGGGACTTTCCCCGGGGGCTCACGGCCGGCAGCATCCTCAGCGAGGGCTGAGGCGGCgggggcacagcccgggggAGGGTCGGGGTGACAGGCCGGGGAGGGCCCGGTCCCCAGGCGAGGGGCGCTCCCGCTGCCCGCCCGGGGCTGGAGGATCCGGGAGCCCCGAGCCGGTCTCCCCTGAGGGAAACAAAGGGCGGTCGCCGCCGTGGGGGCCCGGGGAAGGGAGCGGGACCGGGGCGCGGGCGGCCCGGCCGCGGCACTTGCGGCGGCCCGGGCGGGCCGCCCTTACCTGTGGAAGGAGACGGCGCCGTGGCGCGCCTTGCCCTGCCGGTTCGAGCAGTTGGCGGCGGCGCAGCAGATCACCATCTCCgaccgccgccgccgccctcggccggccgggcccgccccggcccccgccccggccccggccccgccgcgccgccgtACGGCAAGATGGCGGAGCCGGGTCACCCCGGCGCCCCTCGCCGGTGGGGAAGGGGTTTCTGTACGGCACAACATGGCGGCCGCCACATGGCCGCCGCCATTTTGGCCGGGGAGCAGCTGTACGGCGTGGGGCAGGTGGGGAAAGGGGGGTTCGCTCCCAGCGTCTCTCGCTTGCCTCGTCGGCGCAGCTGGGCGTCCGCCTCCCGACGAGCCGCTCGGTCCGTGGCAGCCGAGCCCTGAAAGGCGTCTCCGAGTGGGGCGGGCATGGTGGAGGGGGTTGCTCTCACGGGGAACGGAGGGGCGGGGCTGGGCCGGCTCCGTACAACACCATGGCGGCGCCCGTTTATCACATCATTCCTAGGTGTACGTGTCACAGGACCCGCCCGTCGGCGTTCTGCGCAAGGAGCGGAGCGGTCACACTCCGCGCCGCCCTCTCTCCCCAACCTCAGCCCCACCGCCGGCCCGCTGCCGCCCCGCGCTACGCTTCGCCTCTCCGTACGGCAAcatggcagctccctgcccgCAGGTAGCGGCGCGTGGCGCCGCGCTGTGACGAAATCACCAGGCAGCCAATCGGCGCGGGGGCCGGCGGCGAGCAGCGCTCCTATTGGCCAGGAGCGGCGCGTCGCGCCAGCAGCCGCGCAGGGCCGCGCCGGGCGTGAGAGTCGGTGGCGGCCGCAGCCTCGGTGGGGCCGCCATGGACGCAGGTGGGTCTCGGGTGGGCCCTGCCCGTGGCGCGGCGGCCGCGCTTCCCCTCGGGGCTCCCCGGCtcggcccagcccagcctggctgccgCTCGAGGCCCGCGGCTCCGCGGCGCGGCCTccccggcgggcggcggggaaGGCGCCGCTTTCCGCCCTGGGCACGGCCCTGGGAGCCGCGGCCCTCCGAGACCGGCCGCTCCCCGGTGGGGCGAAGGGGAAGGTGGCGGCTGCGAGGCCGCCGGCCGGCGAgtccccctgccctccccagccccgctgc is a genomic window containing:
- the THAP4 gene encoding peroxynitrite isomerase THAP4 isoform X1 codes for the protein MVICCAAANCSNRQGKARHGAVSFHRFPLKDSKRLIQWLKAVQRDNWTPTKYSFLCSEHFTKDSFFKRLEDHHRLLKPTAVPTIFQLVEKKHGKLDYVRSRRKIARQVLVQDGEAPQEGGGEVAHRSPSSGQDFMVMQGTKEMEEATLKEEIGSMPKEEQALHSQLDGPRRRTLGDHLGTKPGVQVKPERSPGKDCARGSWAGSWVADRSGVSVDDFTPPASGACKFIGSLHSYSFSSKHARERPSLPKEQLERKRPKRDVEPSCSSQPLGHDKAVTEVSPTSSLTATPQKPSQGLSASPADLTPRPAAEAVLGRKGDTDANPMSINEVIMSASGACKLIDSLHSYCFSSRQSKSQVCCLREQVEKKNGELKLLRQRISRSDSQVRKLKEKLNEMKRNSFPYLNSLISQDCETPQLNPVMEPLSWMLGTWLSDPPGDGTFPTMKPFQYLEEVHISHVGQPMLNFSFNAFHPDTRKPMHRECGFIRLKPDTNKVAFISAQNTGLVEVEEGEVNGQELSIASHSIARISFAKKPHVEQITRKFRLNSDGKLEQTVSMATTTQPMTQHLHITYKKVTP